From one Pagrus major chromosome 21, Pma_NU_1.0 genomic stretch:
- the mul2 gene encoding mitochondrial ubiquitin ligase activator of nfkb 1-A: protein MDGFHVNVPEAVCLGATFTLSGICYYLYKKSRKTLDTLDEAPHFTIDKNLKDILKVTPGACLQYAVIEGPVQPVGEPLTSHFQKESVGVLQKFMLKEHRLVWNGLTRSWTDSERVVHQRVNAVPFVLMGSNDTSVKVLCPLQASGFPMEITHEKFHQVNYGLTDIVGQYLSGEKLKGQLEIEEMLKVGTVLTGVGELTLDTDGTLNLRPPSNGSQYFLSITDFDTLRGEQESTTVLWKVLAIVSALAGAAVLFWIGRRHYYQLKTRWEQERERREFERLLAEAPRARAPATGPEAPHDGAEEHIENACVICLSQPRNCILLDCGHVCCCHSCYQALPQHRCPICRQTISRVVPLYHV, encoded by the exons ATGGATGGATTTCATGTGAACGTTCCAGAGGCAGTGTGTCTTGGAGCCACCTTTACCCTCTCAGGCATCTGCTACTACCTCTATAAGAAGAGCCGGAAGACACTGGATACACTTGAC GAGGCTCCACACTTCACCATAGATAAAAATCTCAAAGACATCTTGAAAGTTACTCCAGGAGCATGTCTACAGTATGCTGTTATCGAAG GTCCTGTGCAACCAGTGGGCGAGCCTCTCACGAGTCACTTCCAAAAAGAATCTGTCGGAGTGTTGCAGAAATTCATGTTGAAGGAACACAGGCTGGTGTGGAACGGCCTGACGCGCTCTTG GACGGACAGTGAACGAGTCGTGCACCAGAGAGTGAATGCAGTGCCTTTTGTGTTAATGGGATCCAATGATACCTCGGTCAAAGTCCTGTGCCCTCTGCAGGCCTCGGGATTCCCCATGGAGATCACCCACGAGAAGTTCCACCAGGTCAATTACGGCTTGACTGATATCGTAGGACAGTACCTCAGTGGGGAGAAGCTCAAAGGGCAACTGGAGATCGAGGAAATGCTGAAG GTGGGCACAGTCCTTACAGGCGTAGGCGAGTTGACACTGGACACAGACGGCACCCTAAATCTTCGACCTCCCTCCAATGGTTCACAGTACTTCTTGAGCATTACGGACTTTGACACCCTGCGAGGGGAGCAAGAGAGCACGACTGTTTTGTGGAAGGTGCTGGCCATCGTCTCTGCTTTGGCGGGAGCGGCGGTCCTCTTCTGGATCGGTCGACGCCACTACTACCAGCTAAAAACTCGCTGGGAGCAGGAGCGGGAGAGGAGGGAATTTGAGAGACTGCTGGCCGAAGCACCGAGAGCACGAGCTCCAGCGACGGGCCCCGAGGCTCCTCACGACGGGGCAGAGGAGCACATAGAAAATGCCTGTGTGATTTGTCTTTCTCAGCCACGTAACTGTATTCTGTTGGACTGTGGACATGTGTGCTGCTGCCACAGCTGCTACCAGGCCCTCCCACAACACCGATGCCCCATATGTAGACAGACCATAAGCAGAGTGGTGCCTCTCTACCACGTCTGA
- the camk2n2a gene encoding calcium/calmodulin-dependent protein kinase II inhibitor 1a: MSEVLPYNEGKMSGYGADSEVSQMSFSCGLQDTSAFFASSQAKRPPKLGQIGRAKRVVIEDDRIDEVLKGMTDKSSPGV, encoded by the exons ATGTCCGAGGTGCTGCCATACAACGAGGGGAAGATGAGCGGCTACGGGGCGGACAGCGAGGTCAGCCAGATGTCCTTTAGCTGCGGACTGCAGGACACAAGCGCCTTTTTCGCCTCGTCGCAGGCGAAAAGACCCCCAAAGCTCGGACAGATCGGCCGAGCCAAGCGAG tgGTCATCGAGGACGACCGAATAGACGAGGTCCTGAAGGGGATGACAGACAAGTCTTCACCCGGCGTCTAA
- the alg3 gene encoding dol-P-Man:Man(5)GlcNAc(2)-PP-Dol alpha-1,3-mannosyltransferase — MAGGVRRRSPGAPSPLWGKLHTLWQDKHLVLFKTEYTLLVVSVLWFLEIGFNVWVIQKVAYTEIDWKAYMDEVEGVINGTYDYTQLKGDTGPLVYPAGFVYIFTALYYITSHGVNIRLGQYLFAVFYLITLLLVFRIYNRTKKVPPYVFFFVCCASYRIHSIFVLRLFNDPVAMMLLFAAVNLFMDGHWTLGCGLYSLAVSVKMNVLLFAPGLLFLLLSEFGLIRTIPKLSLCAAIQLLLGLPFLLENPVGYLSRAFDLGRQFMFKWTVNWRFLPEWLFLNRYFHLVLLAAHLLTLLLFALRHWKRPGESIFDLLKEPGKRKIPPQKNSVDQIVLILFTSNFIGMCFSRSLHYQFYVWYFHTLPYLLWSGGVKKLAHLLRVLILGLIELSWNTYPSTNSSSAALHVCHLIILLCLWLAPPLPPAPAETQDDTPAKDKRQ, encoded by the exons ATGGCAGGAGGTGTGCGGAGAAGGTCTCCCGGCGCCCCGTCCCCTCTGTGGGGGAAGCTCCACACACTGTGGCAGGACAAACATCTGGTCTTGTTCAAGACGGAATACACGCTGCTGGTCGTCTCGGTGCTGTGGTTCCTGGAGATCGGGTTCAATGTGTGGGTCATACAAAAAGTAGCGT ACACTGAGATAGACTGGAAAGCCTACATGGATGAAGTGGAGGGAGTCATCAATGGTACTTACGACTACACTCAGCTTAAAGGAGACACCGGCCCCTTGGT GTACCCGGCTGGCTTTGTCTACATCTTCACAGCTCTCTACTACATCACCAGCCACGGGGTGAACATCCGTCTGGGCCAGTACCTTTTTGCCGTTTTCTACCTCATCACACTCCTGCTCGTCTTCAGGATATACAACCGCACTAAGAAG GTTCCTCCATATGTGTTCTTCTTTGTGTGCTGTGCTTCTTATCGGATCCACTCCATCTTTGTGCTGCGCCTCTTCAACGACCCTGTGGCCATGATGCTGCTGTTTGCAGCTGTCAACCTCTTCATGGATGGACACTGGACTCTAGGCTGCGGCCTTTACAG TTTAGCAGTGTCTGTGAAAATGAATGTGCTACTTTTTGCTCCCGggctgctcttcctcctcctgtcagagTTTGGTCTAATCCGAACCATCCCGAAACTTTCTCTGTGTGCAGCCATACAG CTTTTGCTGGGTCTGCCTTTCCTCCTGGAGAATCCCGTTGGTTACTTGAGCCGGGCGTTTGATCTCGGCCGTCAGTTTATGTTCAAGTGGACGGTCAACTGGCGCTTCCTGCCAGAATGGCTCTTTTTGAATCGGTACTTCCACTTAGTCCTGCTGGCTGCCCACCTGCTCaccctgctgctctttgctctcCGCCATTGGAAGAG GCCAGGAGAAAGCATCTTCGACCTCCTCAAGGAGCCAGGGAAGAGGAAAATCCCTCCTCAGAAAAACTCTGTCGAT CAGATTGTACTGATTCTGTTCACCTCTAACTTCATTGGTATGTGCTTCAGCCGCTCGTTGCACTACCAGTTCTACGTCTGGTACTTCCACACGCTGCCCTACCTGCTCTGGAGTGGAGGAGTCAAGAAGCTGGCCCACCTGCTCAG GGTCCTGATCCTGGGTCTGATCGAGCTTTCGTGGAACACCTACCCCTCCACTAACAGCAGCTCGGCCGCCCTCCACGTCTGTCACCTGAtcatcctcctctgtctgtggcTGGCTCCGCCCCTGCCCCCAGCACCAGCGGAAACCCAAGACGATACGCCCGCCAAAGACAAACGCCAGTGA
- the vwa5b2 gene encoding von Willebrand factor A domain-containing protein 5B1: MVGLRNCSTWEPLLLKASCIKSCANGCSLGMTAHLTYANADIESVEGVFVYPLGEKEVVVGFEAVIAGRLVGVQIQNRGKLKDCCLDCCPGSGLEGHCGSGQEWGCCGSSSLDMQCTNGHLILDEDLERTTFIVGTGLIGPMDIVSVVISTTLELPTLENGAIRIVYPALLTPIVTGQMTSSKSENGGKSEENGPTSCFRTTTGKQDRALDSEQQCAHAIFTSPAANLAPYELNFQLLVRGACLLAGLESPTHALRADADPSAQSASATYITLAQEHPYDRHIEIILHLSEPHSPLVILERGRLSFSQYEQQICARRDFIRCSRKDSEPERKLEFVRKRYHKDILNSPVLMLNFCPDLLREPLELHKATRELLFLVDRSGSMSGTNITRVKEAMVVALKSLPSGTMLNIIGFGTTIKPLFTSSKLCTDVTLTQAYEYVQRMRADMRGTNLLGALSWVYQQPMQRSYPRQVFIVTDGSISNVAKVLELVRRNTCAGRCFGLGLGPRACRRLLQGVAKLTGGTTEFLDDEERLQPKLIKSLKKAFEPVLTDVRIDWYLPENMEAFLSPNEIPPLYPGNRLIGYCTLYDMTNFKAKKTESQGRGYKGVHRGSTGSVFGQSNDELSPPPASELMPLVTCADGTDLEEALREISREISSEFSCARDTDPGTSPGVELDWSSDVRRRIQESSYIQEQYVLTRCSLSSERSLQTQSHSHIHASSNSDSAGGVFLSDPHSSGSVLETGSLPQGLEKMPPPEQRSSLSRWADPTWQQNLSVETPDNVSEKSGRLDGPEECRRRHKALARSTMAARSFSSPQGELEMHRLRRALERVSFDQTLGGRLDESDGETKPPSRGTLSRRSLTDSNGLLFPASPLDWDSFTDPEYLFNAAPPDDPLPGQCRSLIHGLLSGRPVSWEVTVDLGHLWTTESQESPVIEGCGGRGGEDGRGGEQWEEIIHQLTARSVIRDFEKMAEKESESGHGSAKRYRMKAIQTSKHCNIICMYTAFTTTDSNSNKGLPDSMDVQNTGLHLGNRRIAQSGSRRQRAYSVGLGRRRTSRDSEDIEDTWNSTDRDDTPASPCSLTSWDSSLGGSATAPVIAGTPCTRSQRSIESKSMESFFGTRFPLGRLRSSISSGKQVPLKSHCLSAETEKQPETEAQDYLPLVRLQLASGAFLLTEIYSDCVQIPLDRLKRASPYSLHRRSLSPPFRCTSPSAPSLSTSAKPPGVPTSHHVTFSPSACSLAKPTAPPFHHTPDDTPLMLEARLRRRHLSDRDPVTSPPDLPSSEEGSLELSVGPSPSQSHGQADSGRGSETDVCEGSSGEPADLQGSSQLAQEDLEGSSWATAVALAWLEHRCAGFFMEWELVAAKADFWLRCQELPEGVDLAGLKGAARQLFLLLRHWDENIKLNMLCYNPNNM; encoded by the exons ATGGTGGGACTGAGAAACTGCTCTACATGGGAACCTTTGCTGCTCAAGGCCTCCTGCATTAAGTCCTGTGCCAACGGCTGCTCACTGGGCATGACCGCACACCTGACTTATGCTAATGCTGACATAGAGTCTGTAGAAG GGGTGTTTGTGTATCCTCTCGGGGAAAAGGAGGTTGTGGTGGGCTTTGAGGCTGTGATTGCAGGCCGGTTGGTGGGGGTCCAGATCCAGAACCGAGGGAAGCTGAAGGACTGCTGTTTGGACTGCTGCCCTGGATCTGGTCTTGAAGGCCATTGTGGGAGTGGGCAGGAGTGGGGCTGCTGTGGGAGCTCCAGCCTCGACATGCAATGCACCAACG GACATCTCATTCTGGATGAAGACCTTGAAAGAACCACCTTCATCGTTGGCACAGGCCTCATTGGTCCCATGGATATCGTTTCTGTAGTCATAAGCACCACACTCGAACTCCCCACGTTAGAAAATGGAGCAATTCGCATCGTCTACCCTGCGTTGCTCACCCCCATTGTGACCGGCCAGATGACTTCAAGCAAGAGTGAAAACGGAGGGAAATCTGAAGAAAATGG accAACCAGCTGTTTCCGTACCACCACAGGAAAACAAGACCGGGCCCTAGACTCTGAGCAGCAGTGTGCCCACGCCATCTTCACCAGTCCAGCTGCCAACCTGGCACCTTATGAACTCAATTTCCAGCTGCTGGTCAGAGGGGCCTGCCTGCTGGCCG GCCTGGAGAGCCCCACTCACGCTCTGAGGGCAGATGCAGACCCCAGTGCCCAAAGCGCCTCAGCAACCTACATCACATTGGCACAGGAGCATCCATACGACAGACACATAGAGATCATTCTGCACCTCAGCG AACCTCACAGCCCGTTGGTCATACTAGAGAGAGGCCGGCTCTCGTTCAGTCAGTACGAACAGCAGATCTGTGCCCGCCGTGATTTCATCCGCTGCAGTCGCAAAGACTCAGAACCTGAGAGGAAG CTGGAGTTTGTGAGGAAGCGATACCACAAGGACATTCTGAACAGCCCCGTCCTGATGCTCAACTTCTGTCCCGACTTGTTGCGTGAACCTCTGGAGCTGCACAAAGCCACCAGAGAACTACTCTTTCTTGTGGATCGAAGTGGCAGCATGAGTGGCACCAACATCACTCGCGTAAAG GAAGCCATGGTGGTGGCACTGAAGAGTCTCCCTTCTGGCACCATGCTCAACATCATTGGCTTCGGCACCACCATCAAGCCTCTGTTCACCTCCAGCAAGCTCTGCACTGAT GTCACTCTAACACAGGCGTACGAGTACGTCCAGAGGATGAGAGCTGACATGCGAGGCACCAACCTGCTGGGGGCGCTGTCCTGGGTGTACCAACAGCCAATGCAGCGCTCGTATCCTCGGCAGGTCTTTATTGTCACGGATGGATCCATCAGCAATGTGGCTAAAGTGCTAGAGCTGGTCCGCAGAAACACATGTGCTGGCAg ATGCTTCGGCCTGGGCCTTGGTCCCCGAGCCTGCAGGAGACTCCTGCAGGGCGTTGCCAAACTGACGGGAGGGACCACAGAGTTCTTGGATGATGAGGAGAGACTCCAGCCCAAG CTAATCAAGTCTCTGAAAAAGGCCTTTGAACCTGTGCTGACTGACGTACGGATCGACTGGTACCTGCCAGAAAACATGGAGgcttttctttctcccaatgAAATCCCTCCACTCTACCCTGGGAATCGTCTAATTGGATACTGCACCCTATATGACATGACGAATTTCAAGGCAAAAAAGACAGAG tcTCAAGGACGGGGCTATAAAGGTGTACATCGTGGCTCCACTGGTTCAGTTTTTGGCCAATCAAACGATGAACtttcacctcctcctgcctcagAGTTAATGCCTCTGGTGACATGTGCAGATGGCACCGACTTGGAGGAGGCACTGCGGGAGATTTCCAGAGAGATCTCCTCTGAGTTTTCCTGTGCCAGAGACACAGACCCTGGCACCAGCCCAG GTGTGGAGCTAGACTGGTCCAGTGACGTGAGGAGGAGGATCCAGGAGAGCTCTTACATCCAGGAGCAGTATGTCTTAACTCGCTGCTCCCTCAGCAGTGAGCGGAGTCTCCAAACACAGTCCCACTCACACATACACGCCTCGTCCAACTCTGACTCTGCAGGTGGGGTCTTTCTGTCTGACCCTCACTCCTCTGGGTCAGTGCTGGAGACAGGCTCTCTGCCCCAAGGCCTTGAGAAGATGCCCCCTCCAGAACAGAGATCATCCCTGTCTCGATGGGCGGACCCTACATGGCAACAAAACCTTTCAGTGGAAACCCCTGATAATGTGTCAGAAAAG AGTGGGCGTCTGGATGGACCTGAGGAGTGTCGTAGGAGACATAAAGCGCTGGCCCGTTCAACCATGGCAGCACGGAGTTTCTCGTCCCCTCAGGGAGAGCTGGAGATGCATCGCCTGAGGAGAGCTCTGGAGAGGGTCTCCTTCGACCAAACACTGGGAGGGAGGCTGGACGAAAGCGACGGAGAGACGAAGCCCCCATCAAGAGGGACACTGTCTCGAAGGAGCCTCACCGACTCAA ATGGACTCCTGTTCCCCGCCTCTCCTCTGGACTGGGACAGCTTCACAGACCCAGAGTACCTCTTTAATGCTGCGCCACCTGATGATCCCCTGCCAGGGCAGTGCCGCTCGCTCATTCACGGCCTGCTGAGCGGCAGACCCGTGTCCTGGGAGGTCACTGTGGACCTGGGGCACCTCTGGACCACTGAGAGCCAGGAGTCACCAGTGATCGAGGGATGTGGGGGACGAGGAGGGGAAGACGGAAGAGGAGGGGAGCAATGGGAGGAGATTATTCACCAACTGACTGCACGCTCTGTTATAAGGGACTTTGAGAAAATGGCAGAGAAGGAGAGCGAGAGTGGACATG GTTCAGCTAAGCGATACCGCATGAAGGCGATCCAGACCAGTAAGCACTGTAACATCATTTGCATGTACACAGCTTTCACTACCACTGATAGCAACTCCAACAAAGGCCTCCCAGACAGCATGGACGTCCAAAACACAG ggCTGCATTTGGGGAACAGGCGGATCGCCCAGTCAGGTAGTCGCAGACAGAGGGCCTATTCTGTCGGTTTGGGCAGACGACGCACCAGCAGAGACAGCGAAGATATCGAGGACACCTGGAACTCTACAG ACAGAGATGACACTCCTGCCTCACCCTGTAGCCTTACATCCTGGGACTCTA GTCTAGGGGGCAGTGCGACAGCCCCGGTGATAGCAGGCACCCCGTGCACTCGTTCACAGCGATCGATCGAGAGCAAGTCAATGGAGAGCTTCTTTGGCACCAG ATTTCCACTGGGCAGACTCAGGTCCTCTATTTCATCAGGAAAGCAGGTTCCTCTCAAGTcccactgtctgtctgcagagactGAGAAACAACCTGAAACAGAAGCTCAAGACTACCTCCCCCTG GTGCGTCTGCAGCTGGCATCAGGAGCTTTTCTTCTGACAGAGATCTACTCTGACTGTGTCCAGATCCCTCTAGACCGCCTGAAGAGGGCATCACCCTACAGCCTCCACCGCCGCAGCCTCAGCCCACCCTTCCGCTGCACATCTCCCAGTGCTCCATCTTTATCCACCTCTGCCAAACCTCCTGGTGTCCCCACTAGTCACCACGTCACCTTCTCTCCTTCTGCCTGCTCCCTCGCCAAACCAACCGCGCCCCCTTTCCACCACACTCCAGACGACACTCCCCTGATGCTGGAAGCAAGGCTTCGCCGGAGACACCTTTCTGACCGAGACCCTGTCACCTCACCTCCTGACCTCCCCAGCTCTGAGGAAGGCTCCCTGGAGCTATCTGTCGGCCCCTCACCTAGCCAGAGCCACGGCCAGGCTGATAGTGGTCGCGGATCAGAAACAGACGTGTGTGAAGGCTCTTCAGGAGAGCCGGCTGACCTCCAGGGgagcagccagttagctcaaGAGGACCTGGAGGGCTCGAGCTGGGCCACAGCTGTGGCTCTAGCCTGGCTCGAGCACCGCTGTGCCGGCTTCTTCATGGAGTGGGAGCTGGTGGCAGCAAAAGCAGACTTCTGGCTGCGCTGTCAGGAGCTGCCTGAGGGAGTGGACCTGGCAGGGCTGAAGGGCGCCGCCAGGCagctgttcctgctgctgcGCCACTGGGATGAGAACATCAAGCTGAACATGCTGTGTTATAACCCCAATAATATGTGA